From a single Tachypleus tridentatus isolate NWPU-2018 chromosome 6, ASM421037v1, whole genome shotgun sequence genomic region:
- the LOC143253628 gene encoding uncharacterized protein LOC143253628, with protein sequence MQSRIWIFLCGLTLANTVIGDLGINRTLHSDPNFVSYLKEVLENLRKIMPIGVPGAQIPVLDPFEIPDNININVKEGVADFHLNFERKFRIEGLSKFVVQKLDADLAKLYAEGEVVLPKLTATGRYQLDGKVLVFPLYGDGDFRIEVDNAIAYGRFQVKNVNNRLKVEQLNLNANADKIQIQLENLLDPKLSPILNQIINDLGKTVFDKFQPVVMDLLGSILPPLIDKEMGKFTVDEIIAGKFIP encoded by the coding sequence GAGATCTAGGAATTAATAGAACTCTGCATAGTGATCCAAATTTTGTCAGTTACCTGAAGGAAGTACTGGAAAACCTAAGAAAAATCATGCCAATTGGCGTCCCTGGAGCTCAAATCCCGGTTTTAGATCCATTCGAGATTCCAGACAATATCAATATTAATGTGAAAGAAGGAGTAGCAGATTTTCACTTAAACTTTGAAAGGAAGTTTAGAATTGAAGGGCTGTCTAAATTTGTAGTCCAAAAATTAGATGCAGATCTGGCGAAACTGTATGCTGAAGGAGAAGTTGTACTACCAAAGCTAACTGCTACGGGTCGTTATCAACTAGATGGGAAGGTTCTAGTGTTCCCACTATATGGTGATGGTGATTTTCGAATTGAGGTAGACAATGCCATTGCTTATGGGCGATTCCAGGTGAAAAACGTTAACAACAGACTGAAAGTAGAACAGCTAAATTTGAACGCTAACGCtgacaaaatacaaatacaattagaGAATTTGTTGGACCCAAAGTTGTCTCCAATCCTCAACCAGATCATTAATGATCTTGGGAAAACTGTCTTTGATAAATTCCAGCCAGTAGTGATGGATCTTTTGGGTAGCATCCTTCCACCCCTTATTGACAAGGAGATGGGTAAATTCACTGTAGATGAAATTATTGCGGGAAAATTTATTCCTTAA